One stretch of Rosistilla oblonga DNA includes these proteins:
- a CDS encoding polyphosphate kinase 2 family protein, which yields MDLYHEYRVKPDGKVQLKDIEPREDKPFKDREEAEQLTADNVEAIRQLQYRMFVEGKQSLLIVLQAPDAAGKDGLIRRVLGKMNPQGCRVHSFKKPTELELAHDFLWRVHPCVPARGQVSIFNRSHYEDVLIVRVHDLVPKSVWKERYDLINSFESLLASAGTRILKFYLHISPEEQLERFKERLDLPEKHWKLNAADYHERDRWDDYREAYQTAFEKCSPKHAPWFVIPADRKWYRNAVVSQIVRKTLEEMDPQLPPVTEDLAEIRRLYGMAEGED from the coding sequence ATGGATCTGTATCACGAATATCGCGTCAAGCCCGATGGCAAGGTGCAACTGAAAGATATCGAGCCGCGCGAGGACAAACCGTTCAAGGATCGCGAGGAAGCGGAGCAATTGACGGCGGATAATGTCGAAGCGATCCGTCAGCTGCAATACCGGATGTTTGTCGAAGGGAAGCAATCGCTGCTGATCGTTCTGCAAGCGCCTGACGCGGCGGGCAAGGACGGTTTGATTCGCCGCGTGTTGGGGAAGATGAACCCGCAAGGCTGCCGCGTCCATTCGTTTAAGAAGCCGACCGAACTGGAACTGGCTCACGATTTTCTGTGGCGTGTCCATCCTTGCGTCCCCGCCCGCGGGCAGGTTTCGATCTTCAATCGTTCTCATTATGAAGACGTGTTGATCGTCCGCGTCCACGACTTGGTTCCCAAGAGCGTTTGGAAGGAGCGCTACGATCTGATCAATTCGTTTGAGTCGCTGCTGGCTTCGGCGGGGACTCGGATTTTGAAGTTCTATCTGCACATCAGTCCGGAAGAACAGTTGGAGCGGTTCAAGGAGCGGTTGGATCTGCCCGAGAAGCACTGGAAATTGAACGCCGCCGATTACCACGAACGGGACCGGTGGGACGATTACCGCGAGGCTTACCAAACCGCGTTCGAGAAATGTAGCCCCAAGCACGCGCCGTGGTTTGTGATTCCGGCGGATCGAAAGTGGTATCGCAATGCAGTCGTTTCGCAGATCGTTCGCAAAACGCTGGAAGAGATGGATCCGCAATTGCCGCCGGTGACCGAGGATTTGGCGGAGATACGCCGGCTGTACGGGATGGCCGAAGGGGAGGATTAA
- a CDS encoding competence/damage-inducible protein A gives MTICAEVIAIGDEITSGSRLDTNSQWLASQFGDLGVRTLYHSSVGDDFDACVDVFRIAIGRSDYIVMTGGLGPTQDDLTRKAIAAATDRPIEIRQEALDHIQSFFVGREMPDRNRLQAEFPQGSRLIHNPHGTAPGIDLTVERPGRSDCHVFCLPGVPAEMRQMWNAGVAVRMRELLGVRRVVRQHVVKCFGVGESDMESRIADLLDRKQTPQVGITVNRATISLRIFAEGSDEADCQSQIDRVTESLRQRVGEFIFGEGDDFELQDAIIELLDRRGETLCCVEHGFNSLADTWLSACERPDLYRGGLSLSDQRASNRWRSVLGVPQNGSPEQWTAEVMERFDADWALAIDGYPTIVPGEGKTNPSSDIRLVVTGRKLATPRSITFHMGGHPDVLPPRIGKAGLNFLRQVLLAN, from the coding sequence ATGACCATTTGTGCAGAAGTGATTGCGATCGGCGACGAGATCACCAGCGGCAGCCGGTTGGATACCAATTCCCAGTGGCTGGCGTCTCAGTTCGGCGACTTGGGCGTACGGACTCTTTATCACAGCAGCGTCGGCGACGACTTCGATGCCTGCGTCGATGTCTTTCGGATCGCGATCGGCCGGTCCGACTACATCGTGATGACCGGTGGCCTGGGGCCGACTCAAGACGATCTGACGCGCAAAGCGATCGCGGCGGCGACCGATCGCCCGATCGAGATCCGCCAGGAGGCACTCGATCACATCCAATCGTTTTTTGTCGGGCGCGAGATGCCCGATCGGAACCGTTTGCAGGCGGAGTTCCCTCAGGGGAGCCGCCTGATCCACAACCCGCACGGCACCGCGCCGGGAATCGATCTGACGGTCGAACGGCCCGGTCGCTCCGATTGCCACGTCTTCTGTCTGCCCGGCGTGCCGGCGGAGATGCGTCAGATGTGGAACGCTGGCGTGGCGGTCCGGATGCGTGAATTGCTTGGCGTGCGACGCGTCGTGCGGCAACATGTGGTCAAATGTTTTGGTGTCGGCGAGAGCGACATGGAGTCGCGGATCGCCGATCTGTTGGATCGCAAGCAGACGCCGCAAGTTGGGATCACCGTCAATCGGGCGACGATCTCGCTGCGGATTTTTGCCGAGGGGAGCGACGAAGCCGATTGCCAATCGCAGATCGATCGCGTCACCGAAAGCTTGCGGCAGCGCGTTGGCGAGTTCATCTTCGGCGAAGGGGACGATTTCGAACTGCAGGATGCCATTATCGAATTGCTGGACCGGCGTGGTGAAACACTTTGTTGTGTCGAACACGGTTTTAATTCGCTGGCCGACACTTGGTTGAGCGCATGCGAACGCCCCGATCTGTATCGCGGCGGTTTGTCATTGAGCGATCAACGGGCATCGAACCGCTGGCGAAGTGTACTCGGCGTGCCGCAGAACGGTTCGCCCGAACAATGGACGGCGGAGGTGATGGAACGATTTGATGCCGATTGGGCGTTGGCGATCGATGGCTATCCGACGATCGTCCCCGGAGAGGGAAAGACCAATCCTAGCTCCGACATTCGGCTGGTTGTGACCGGTCGAAAACTGGCAACACCGCGCTCGATCACATTCCATATGGGCGGACATCCCGACGTCTTGCCGCCACGGATCGGCAAGGCGGGACTGAACTTTCTGCGTCAAGTACTTCTTGCAAACTAA
- a CDS encoding GntP family permease has protein sequence MSIWWIVAIAVAVVLISILWLRLHAFLALAMAGFLVAVLTPDAALVDYAGLQMEKSKGAWTQQEAASFVSSSGAQRLAQSFGDYAGKIGILIALASVVGSCLMHSGAAAVIIRRMLAIVGEARASYALAGSSFLLGIPVFFDTVFYLMVPLAKSLRRQVGKDYVLYILAILAGGSLAHSLVPPTPGPLAVAAELHIEIFDMMVGGLAICCCSSVLSLSAAAVINRFVDVPLRDDETPADEKSAGGPPSIDEVEGPPFWLALLPIALPVLLIAGGTAWNMWIGSFDSGAAPAWTDSLGRIVKLASDKNVALGIAAAMAMGLLRWAPVASDRNQLIGKALASGGVIILITSAGGAFGTMLRYAGIAEAVAEMTGSLPGLMLLPLAFLVTASIRTLQGSATVAMITAAGVLQGFANPEILPYHPVYLATAIGAGSKPIMWMADSGFWVICKMSGMTESEGLRTLAPMSIAMGISALIFTVLGAWLLPMNH, from the coding sequence GTGAGTATTTGGTGGATTGTTGCGATCGCGGTTGCGGTCGTCTTGATTTCGATCTTGTGGCTGCGGCTGCATGCCTTTTTGGCGTTGGCGATGGCCGGATTTTTGGTCGCCGTGTTGACTCCCGACGCCGCGTTGGTCGATTACGCCGGCCTTCAGATGGAGAAGTCCAAAGGTGCCTGGACTCAACAGGAAGCCGCTTCGTTTGTCAGCAGCAGCGGCGCCCAGCGGTTGGCTCAATCGTTCGGCGATTACGCCGGAAAGATCGGGATTCTGATTGCGCTGGCCAGCGTGGTCGGCAGCTGTCTGATGCACAGCGGCGCCGCGGCGGTAATCATCCGGCGGATGCTGGCGATCGTGGGAGAAGCCCGCGCCTCCTACGCGTTGGCGGGCAGTTCGTTTCTGCTGGGGATCCCCGTTTTTTTCGACACCGTCTTTTACCTGATGGTCCCGTTGGCCAAGTCGCTGCGGCGGCAGGTCGGCAAAGATTACGTGCTTTACATTTTGGCGATCCTCGCCGGTGGATCGTTAGCGCATTCACTGGTGCCGCCGACTCCAGGACCGCTAGCCGTGGCGGCCGAATTGCACATCGAGATCTTCGACATGATGGTCGGCGGACTGGCGATCTGCTGTTGTTCGAGCGTCCTTTCGCTGTCGGCGGCCGCCGTGATCAACCGCTTCGTCGACGTTCCGCTGCGCGATGACGAGACACCGGCGGACGAAAAATCGGCCGGCGGACCACCGTCGATCGATGAAGTCGAGGGACCGCCGTTCTGGTTGGCTCTGTTGCCGATCGCTTTGCCGGTGCTGCTGATCGCTGGCGGAACGGCGTGGAACATGTGGATCGGTAGCTTCGATTCCGGCGCCGCGCCAGCCTGGACCGATTCGCTTGGACGGATTGTCAAACTTGCCAGCGACAAAAACGTGGCGTTGGGAATCGCAGCGGCGATGGCGATGGGGCTGTTGCGATGGGCTCCCGTCGCAAGCGACCGAAACCAATTGATCGGCAAGGCGTTGGCCAGCGGCGGCGTGATCATTTTGATCACCAGTGCCGGCGGAGCGTTTGGGACGATGCTGCGTTACGCGGGGATCGCCGAAGCGGTCGCGGAGATGACTGGCAGCCTGCCGGGATTGATGCTGCTGCCGCTCGCATTTTTAGTGACCGCATCGATCCGCACGCTGCAGGGTTCGGCAACGGTTGCGATGATCACCGCCGCCGGCGTGCTGCAGGGCTTTGCCAATCCCGAGATCTTGCCGTACCATCCAGTTTATCTGGCAACGGCGATCGGGGCGGGATCCAAGCCGATCATGTGGATGGCCGACAGCGGGTTCTGGGTGATCTGCAAGATGAGTGGGATGACCGAAAGCGAAGGCTTGCGGACGCTGGCTCCGATGAGCATCGCGATGGGGATCTCCGCGTTGATCTTCACGGTGTTGGGAGCGTGGTTGTTGCCGATGAATCATTGA